Within the Sulfitobacter sp. JL08 genome, the region GACGCTTTCGAACAGAGGTTCAATCACGCGGTCACGCCACTGGATCGATCTGTTCGAGGCGGTCACCGAACCGCGGGTTTCAAACTGCGTACAGGCCGGCAACAGGTAAACGCCGTCTGTCCGGTCATGAAGAATGGCGGAAACGGTGGGGAACGGATCGATCACGACCAGCATGTCCAGCTTTTCCATCGCCGTCTTCATTTCCTTCATACGCGTCTGGCTGTTGGGCGCGTGGCCCCACAACACCATGGCGCGCACCTTGGCGGGCTGATCCATATTGGCCGGGTCTTCCAACACACCGTCGATCCAGCGCGACACCGGAATACCGGTTTCGTTCATCAACGGTTTGTCTTTGCCATCCGCACCCTGGATCGTGTCGAACTGCGCCTTGAGCCAGTCCATATCCTCGCCCCAGACACGGCCCCAATGGGCCCATGCACCGGCAGACAGGCCATAATAGCCCGGCAGGGTATGGGACAGAACACCCAGATCAGTGGCACCTTGCACGTTGTCGTGGCCGCGGAAGATGTTTGTTCCGCCACCCGATGTGCCCATGTTGCCCAGCGCAAGCTGAAGCACACAATAGGCGCGTGTGTTGTTGTTGCCGCTGGTGTGCTGCGTACCGCCCATACACCAGACAACAGTGCCGGGACGGTTGTTGACCATCGTACGGGCGACGCGGCGCAACTGTTCGCCGGGTGCACCTGTCACGCGCTCGACCTCTTCCGGTGTCCATTTGGCGACTTCGGTCTTGATCTGGTCCATTCCCCACACGCGGGTGCGGATGAATTCTTTGTCTTCCCAGCCATTCTCAAAGATATGCCACAGAATACCCCAGACCAGCGCAACGTCTGTACCTGGGCGGAACCGCACGTATTCATCAGCGTGGGCCGCCGTGCGGGTAAACCGCGGGTCGCACACGATCAAAGGCGCGTTGTTCTGTTCCTTGGCTTTCAGGATATGCAGCAGAGACACGGGATGCGCCTCGGCCGGGTTTCCGCCAATGATGAAAATCGCCTTGGAATTGTGCATGTCGTTGTAGCTGTTGGTCATGGCGCCGTAGCCCCATGTGTTTGCAACACCCGCAACCGTGGTCGAGTGACAAATCCGCGCTTGGTGGTCCACGTTGTTCGTGCCCCAGTAGCCGGCGAATTTGCGGAACAGGTAGGCCTGTTCGTTGTTATGCTTGGCCGATCCCAGCCAGTACACTGAATCCGGACCGCTTTCTTCGCGGATGTTCATCATGCCGTCGCCGATCTCGTCGATCGCCTGTTCCCAGCTGATGCGTTTCCATTCACCGCCTTCGCGCTTCATGGGATATTTCAGGCGGCGTTCACCATGGGCGTGCTCGCGAACCGCGGCCCCCTTGGCGCAATGCGCCCCCAGATTGAAAGGGCTGTCCCAGCCGGGTTCCTGACCCGTCCAGACACCATTGTCGACTTCGGCTACAACCGTGCAACCGACCGAACAGTGGGTACAAACCGTTTTGACAGTTTCAACTGCTGTGTTTGCGGCAGACTGCGCATTCGCTGCCGTCACTGTGCCGCCCGTTGCGGCAATTGCGGTCAGGCCACCAATGGCCAATCCCGAACCGCGCAAAAACGCACGGCGGTCAACCGATGTTTCAGACATCGTCGACAGGATACTTGTCCGCTGGGAGCGTCGCGCAACCCCGTTGGTCTTTTTCCTAAGCATAGTTTTTCCTCCATAAGGAACTCCTCTGACAGTCGGGCCTCACGCAACCAGTCGTCAGCGGATATTAAGGACGTCCGATCAGAACCGGGCGCTGTCGAGATAGGCGCGGGTATGCGCAGTGTCCTGCATCTTGTCAGATGAAAGATCGACCGGCTGCGCTTGTGCATCCGATCCGCTGACGGCAACCGCAGCAACGGCTGCCGGTGCGGCTGTGCCAGCCAGTTTCAGAAAATCGCGGCGGCTGGTGCCGTCGGCTTTTTCCTTTTTCATGGGAATTCTCCCCTTCTGTGTTGTGGCGGGGCCCCCCGCCGGTCTGCGCGGGATTTATCCCGCAATCATCCGGAACGCCTCGCGTTCGATATCCATGAACTGTTTGCCGACCGAGCCGACAGACGCATAGAACACCGACGCTTGCGCGGCTTCCAAATCCGAAAAGAAATGTGTGGCCCAAGGGCCGATATGTTTGTTGAAGAACAGCTTTTGGTCGGCAAGGTCCGCCGATCGGCCGAACCGGCCAACGATCAGTCCGCCCATCATCTCCATCAGCGATGCGATGTTGTCCTCCGGCTCGAACACGTTCTGGGCGCGCGTGACACCGCGTGCCGCCATATCCTTGCGCAATGTTGCCAGCGGTTTTTCATTCAGAAAGCCCGTCAGGTAATAGCTTGCATAGGGCAGCAGTTCACCGCGCCCCAAACCGATGAACAGGGCATTGAATTCTGAAAGCACCGCGTTGGGCTTGGTCACTTTTGCGACGCGCGCCAGTGTTGAAATGGCTTCCCCCATCGCGCTGTCGTCGCCTGACAGGCCGGCACATTGATCCAGCAGGGTTTGATCGGGCGGCCCCGACAGCAACAGCCCCAGAAAATTGTACAGGTCCGCGCGCAACCGGTCTTCTGCACTGACTGACGTGGTATCTGCCAAAGCACTCATGCTGCGGCCTCCGATCCGTTTGGTTTTGAATATTGAAACCGCATCCGGCGGCGGGGCGCTTCGATGTGATCAGACAGGTCGTCTTGCGCTAACGGTTCGGGATCTTTTGATTGTTCGGCGGTTGTGACCTGCGCGTCTTGCTCTTGCAGGGCCATATCCTGGTCGGGCGCGCCCTGCGGTTCGCCCTCAAGCTCGGGTTCTTCGGAAACGGCTTCTGCCATCTCGGCCTTTGCCAGTTTCTCTTCGGCCTGACGCGCCATTTCCTGAACATGGCTTAGCATGCCCTTGCCAACCTGATAGGCCGTTTGCAGGTTTTCGACGACCATCGCACTATCGGTAAAATCCTGACCGTAATCCACAAGCCCATCAACATTGGCCAGCACCGGGTTCAGCT harbors:
- a CDS encoding formate dehydrogenase subunit alpha, with translation MLRKKTNGVARRSQRTSILSTMSETSVDRRAFLRGSGLAIGGLTAIAATGGTVTAANAQSAANTAVETVKTVCTHCSVGCTVVAEVDNGVWTGQEPGWDSPFNLGAHCAKGAAVREHAHGERRLKYPMKREGGEWKRISWEQAIDEIGDGMMNIREESGPDSVYWLGSAKHNNEQAYLFRKFAGYWGTNNVDHQARICHSTTVAGVANTWGYGAMTNSYNDMHNSKAIFIIGGNPAEAHPVSLLHILKAKEQNNAPLIVCDPRFTRTAAHADEYVRFRPGTDVALVWGILWHIFENGWEDKEFIRTRVWGMDQIKTEVAKWTPEEVERVTGAPGEQLRRVARTMVNNRPGTVVWCMGGTQHTSGNNNTRAYCVLQLALGNMGTSGGGTNIFRGHDNVQGATDLGVLSHTLPGYYGLSAGAWAHWGRVWGEDMDWLKAQFDTIQGADGKDKPLMNETGIPVSRWIDGVLEDPANMDQPAKVRAMVLWGHAPNSQTRMKEMKTAMEKLDMLVVIDPFPTVSAILHDRTDGVYLLPACTQFETRGSVTASNRSIQWRDRVIEPLFESVPDEVIIAKFANKFGFADRLFRNIEMDDPETPNVESITREFNSGMWTVGYTGQSPERMKLHMANQHTFDRTTLQAVGGPADGDYYGMPWPCWGTPEMNHPGTPNLYDMSKRVSEGGLTFRARFGVERDGDNLLAEGVYSKDSDIQDGYPEFTMQMLMDLGWDSELTDEERAAIDAVAGPDTNWKTDLSGGIQRVAIAHECAPFGNAKARAVVWTFPDPIPVHREPLYTNRRDLVADYPTYEDRKFYRLPTMYASIQKNDFSKDYPMILTSGRLVEYEGGGDETRSNPWLAELQQDMFVEINTRDANNLGVRDGSQVWVEGPEGGKVKVMAMVTNRVGEGVAFMPFHFGGHLEGEDRRSKYPAGADPYVLGESTNTAQTYGYDSVTQMQETKATLCKIWSA
- a CDS encoding ubiquinol-cytochrome c reductase iron-sulfur subunit N-terminal domain-containing protein produces the protein MKKEKADGTSRRDFLKLAGTAAPAAVAAVAVSGSDAQAQPVDLSSDKMQDTAHTRAYLDSARF
- a CDS encoding TorD/DmsD family molecular chaperone, with amino-acid sequence MSALADTTSVSAEDRLRADLYNFLGLLLSGPPDQTLLDQCAGLSGDDSAMGEAISTLARVAKVTKPNAVLSEFNALFIGLGRGELLPYASYYLTGFLNEKPLATLRKDMAARGVTRAQNVFEPEDNIASLMEMMGGLIVGRFGRSADLADQKLFFNKHIGPWATHFFSDLEAAQASVFYASVGSVGKQFMDIEREAFRMIAG
- a CDS encoding DUF3306 domain-containing protein, with amino-acid sequence MTGRTGSSGFWSDRKARVQAEALAEEQETLARTAAEEQAVQEAKSDEELLEEFGLPDPDSLKLGDDVRGFMSKAVPDRLRRRALRQLWKLNPVLANVDGLVDYGQDFTDSAMVVENLQTAYQVGKGMLSHVQEMARQAEEKLAKAEMAEAVSEEPELEGEPQGAPDQDMALQEQDAQVTTAEQSKDPEPLAQDDLSDHIEAPRRRMRFQYSKPNGSEAAA